In one window of Acidovorax sp. HDW3 DNA:
- a CDS encoding PLP-dependent cysteine synthase family protein has product MTFATTSSWLHQAIARIEADYQRSADTHLIALPLPAFAAAGIDLYLKDESTHPTGSLKHRLARSLFLYALCNGWVREGATVVEASSGSTAVSEAYFARLLGLPFVAVMPRSTSAEKVALIEFYGGRCHFVEHAGEVYDAARAIAQQTGGHYMDQFTYAERATDWRGNNNIAESMFTQMQRERHPVPRWIVVGAGTGGTSATIGRYVRYQKHASQVCVADPAGSVFAAYHRTGDASLTAPGSRIEGIGRPRVEASFIRALVDRMEEVQDVDSIAAMRVLSQLLGRRVGPSTGTNFVAMLRLAHEMRARGEAGSILSLLCDAGERYLPTYHDPDWVQRSMGDCSRAQQQLAQDCCLQAL; this is encoded by the coding sequence ATGACTTTCGCCACCACCTCCTCCTGGCTGCACCAGGCCATCGCCCGCATCGAGGCCGACTACCAGCGCAGCGCCGACACCCACCTCATCGCCCTGCCCCTGCCGGCCTTTGCCGCAGCGGGCATAGACCTGTACCTCAAGGACGAATCGACCCACCCCACCGGCAGCCTCAAGCACCGGCTGGCGCGCTCGCTGTTTTTGTACGCGCTGTGCAACGGCTGGGTGCGCGAGGGCGCGACGGTGGTCGAAGCATCGAGCGGCTCCACCGCCGTGAGCGAGGCTTACTTTGCGCGCCTGCTGGGCCTGCCCTTTGTCGCCGTCATGCCGCGCAGCACTTCGGCCGAGAAGGTGGCGCTGATCGAGTTCTACGGCGGGCGCTGCCACTTTGTGGAACACGCGGGCGAGGTGTACGACGCGGCCCGCGCCATCGCGCAGCAAACGGGCGGCCACTACATGGACCAGTTCACCTACGCCGAGCGCGCCACCGACTGGCGCGGCAACAACAACATTGCCGAGAGCATGTTCACGCAGATGCAGCGCGAGCGCCACCCGGTGCCGCGCTGGATCGTCGTGGGCGCCGGCACGGGCGGCACCAGCGCCACCATAGGCCGCTATGTGCGCTACCAAAAGCACGCCAGCCAAGTGTGCGTGGCCGACCCGGCGGGCTCGGTGTTCGCCGCTTACCACCGCACGGGCGACGCCAGCCTCACGGCGCCGGGCTCGCGCATCGAAGGCATTGGCCGCCCGCGCGTGGAGGCGAGCTTTATCCGCGCCCTGGTCGATCGCATGGAGGAGGTGCAGGATGTGGATTCCATCGCCGCCATGCGCGTGCTCTCGCAGCTGCTCGGGCGGCGCGTGGGGCCATCGACCGGCACCAACTTCGTCGCCATGCTGCGCCTGGCGCACGAGATGCGCGCACGCGGCGAGGCGGGCTCCATCCTCTCGCTGCTGTGCGACGCGGGCGAGCGCTACCTGCCCACCTACCACGACCCCGACTGGGTGCAGCGCAGCATGGGCGACTGCAGCCGCGCCCAGCAGCAACTGGCGCAGGATTGCTGCTTGCAGGCACTATAA